In one window of Candidatus Omnitrophota bacterium DNA:
- the cydB gene encoding cytochrome d ubiquinol oxidase subunit II translates to MFDFTHLDLNLIWFILIGVLFSGYAMLDGFDLGIGALHLLTRTDSERRLMINSIGPVWDGNEVWLVTGGGALFAAFPDVYATLASGFYFAVMLLLLSLIFRAVAIEFRSKHPSPAWRQFWDVSFSVSSILASLVLGIALGNLVRGVPLGADKEFAGTFWGLFNPYAVLVGITTVALFMMHGSIYAVLKTEGEFHAKVRGWVNNCIIFFIICYAATTMVTLVYMPHMVDKFRDHPVFFAIPLLNMLTIANIPREIHHGRAFMAIVSSCAAMLALIALVGIGIHPNIVASDPGPEHSLTIYNAASSIRALNYMLNIAVLGIPFVLAYTIGIYWIFRGKVRLTKDSY, encoded by the coding sequence ATGTTTGATTTCACTCACCTGGATTTGAACTTGATCTGGTTCATCCTGATCGGCGTGCTGTTCAGCGGATACGCCATGCTGGACGGATTTGACCTCGGCATCGGCGCTTTGCATCTGTTGACCAGGACGGACAGCGAGCGGCGGCTCATGATCAATTCCATCGGGCCGGTCTGGGACGGCAATGAAGTATGGCTTGTCACCGGCGGGGGGGCGCTGTTCGCGGCCTTCCCGGACGTTTATGCGACCCTGGCGTCGGGATTTTATTTCGCGGTGATGCTGCTTCTGTTGTCGCTGATCTTCCGCGCGGTTGCGATTGAATTCCGCAGCAAGCATCCGTCCCCGGCCTGGCGCCAGTTCTGGGATGTGAGTTTCAGCGTCTCCAGCATCCTGGCCAGCCTTGTGCTGGGGATCGCGCTGGGTAATCTTGTCCGCGGCGTTCCCCTCGGGGCCGACAAGGAATTCGCCGGAACGTTCTGGGGCCTGTTCAATCCCTATGCGGTCCTGGTGGGGATCACGACCGTGGCCCTGTTCATGATGCACGGCTCGATCTATGCCGTCCTCAAGACAGAAGGGGAGTTCCACGCCAAGGTGAGGGGATGGGTCAACAACTGTATCATCTTTTTTATCATCTGTTATGCCGCCACCACCATGGTGACCCTTGTTTACATGCCCCATATGGTCGACAAGTTCCGGGACCATCCGGTTTTCTTCGCGATCCCCCTGTTGAATATGCTGACCATCGCCAACATCCCCCGCGAGATTCATCACGGCCGCGCTTTTATGGCGATCGTATCGTCCTGCGCCGCCATGCTGGCATTGATCGCGCTCGTCGGCATCGGGATCCATCCGAACATCGTAGCGTCCGATCCCGGCCCGGAACACAGCCTGACGATCTACAACGCGGCGTCTTCGATTCGGGCGCTGAACTATATGCTCAACATCGCGGTCCTCGGCATTCCGTTCGTCCTCGCGTACACCATCGGCATCTACTGGATTTTCCGCGGCAAGGTCAGGCTGACAAAAGACAGCTATTGA